One part of the Halobacteriovoraceae bacterium genome encodes these proteins:
- a CDS encoding M3 family metallopeptidase — protein sequence MSDQLLDEFKTPFQSFPFDKVKTQDYLPAIKKLIEEGKEDINHIVSNEDEPTFENTIIAMEKVGRKLSIVSGAFFNLNSAHTSDEMQALAKDISPILTEYSNDITLNDKLFTKIKSVFDRQDQFSLSGEDQRLLEKTYTDFTRNGALLNDSEKEELRKIDNELSKLSLDYSEKVLKETNSYELHITKEDDLRGLPKDVIEAAEHEAQSRKKEGWVFTLQFPSFFPFVTYCDNRELRQKILTASSMRANQKNENNNEENIKKILNLRNKRAKLLGFVNHADFVIQNRMATNVETVQDFLESLFEKSIKKARQDVQDVFKFAQASGLKDELKAWDYSYYSEKLKKEVLDFNDEDLKPYFSLDKVIRGVFSVASKLYGLSFKENNKIPVYHEDVKVYEVYNEKNELVSLFYGDFYSRESKRQGAWMTEFRGQYIENDVNVRPHVSIVCNFPKPTSKTPSLLTLNDVRTLFHEFGHALHGMLSNVKYETLSGPNVLWDFVELPSQILENWCYEKECLDLFAEHYETGEKLSSEMLEKIKKELSFQEGRQTMRQLSFAAIDLAWHVTDPSSIHSIYEFEKEVMKKFQILDPVEGAIFSTSFGHIFAGGYSAGYYSYKWAEVLDADAFELFKSRGIFDKETANSFRDNILSKGNSEHPMDLYRKFRGHDPSIEPLLKRAGLL from the coding sequence ATGTCAGACCAATTATTAGATGAATTTAAAACACCATTTCAGTCTTTTCCTTTCGATAAAGTCAAAACTCAAGACTATCTACCTGCGATAAAGAAATTAATTGAAGAAGGAAAAGAAGATATCAATCATATTGTTTCAAATGAAGATGAACCTACATTCGAAAATACGATTATTGCGATGGAAAAAGTAGGCAGAAAATTAAGTATTGTCTCAGGAGCTTTTTTTAATTTGAACTCGGCCCATACCAGTGATGAAATGCAAGCACTGGCCAAAGATATTTCACCAATTCTTACTGAATATAGCAACGATATTACATTGAATGATAAACTTTTTACTAAAATAAAAAGTGTTTTCGATAGGCAAGATCAGTTTTCATTATCCGGTGAAGATCAAAGACTTCTTGAAAAAACATATACGGACTTCACTCGAAATGGTGCCTTATTAAATGATTCAGAAAAAGAAGAATTAAGAAAAATAGACAATGAACTTTCTAAACTATCCTTGGACTATAGTGAAAAAGTACTTAAAGAAACCAATTCTTATGAGCTTCATATTACAAAAGAAGATGATCTAAGAGGACTTCCTAAAGACGTGATCGAAGCAGCTGAACACGAGGCCCAATCTCGTAAAAAGGAAGGTTGGGTTTTTACTTTACAATTTCCCTCTTTTTTTCCTTTTGTTACATATTGTGATAACAGAGAACTTCGACAGAAAATTCTTACAGCATCGTCAATGAGAGCAAACCAAAAAAATGAAAACAATAATGAAGAAAATATCAAAAAGATTTTAAATTTAAGAAATAAAAGAGCAAAATTATTAGGATTTGTGAATCATGCAGATTTTGTAATTCAAAATAGAATGGCCACAAATGTCGAAACAGTACAAGATTTTTTAGAAAGTCTCTTCGAAAAATCAATCAAAAAGGCCAGGCAGGATGTTCAAGATGTTTTTAAATTTGCACAGGCAAGTGGATTAAAAGATGAACTAAAAGCTTGGGATTATTCATATTATAGTGAGAAATTGAAAAAAGAAGTCTTGGATTTTAATGATGAAGATTTAAAGCCCTACTTTTCACTTGATAAAGTCATTAGGGGAGTATTTTCTGTTGCAAGTAAACTATATGGTTTAAGTTTTAAAGAAAATAATAAAATTCCTGTTTATCACGAAGATGTAAAAGTTTATGAAGTTTACAATGAAAAAAACGAATTAGTTTCTCTATTTTACGGTGATTTTTATTCTCGTGAATCTAAAAGACAAGGTGCTTGGATGACTGAGTTTAGAGGACAGTACATCGAAAATGATGTGAATGTTCGTCCTCATGTGAGCATTGTGTGTAATTTTCCTAAACCCACATCAAAAACTCCCTCTCTTCTCACTCTAAATGATGTGAGAACACTGTTTCATGAATTTGGACATGCGCTACACGGAATGCTATCAAACGTGAAATATGAAACTTTATCTGGACCTAATGTTCTTTGGGATTTTGTTGAGCTTCCTTCCCAAATTTTAGAAAATTGGTGTTATGAAAAAGAGTGTTTAGACTTATTTGCTGAACATTATGAAACTGGTGAAAAACTTTCTTCTGAAATGCTTGAAAAAATTAAAAAAGAACTTTCTTTTCAAGAAGGCAGGCAGACCATGAGGCAACTATCTTTTGCAGCAATAGATCTTGCTTGGCACGTGACAGACCCATCTTCTATCCATAGTATTTATGAGTTTGAAAAAGAAGTTATGAAAAAGTTTCAAATCTTAGATCCTGTAGAAGGTGCTATTTTCTCTACATCATTTGGACATATTTTTGCCGGAGGATATTCAGCGGGTTATTACAGCTACAAATGGGCCGAAGTGTTAGATGCTGATGCATTTGAGCTTTTCAAAAGTAGAGGCATATTTGATAAAGAAACTGCAAATTCTTTTAGAGATAATATATTATCTAAGGGGAACAGCGAACATCCGATGGATCTTTATAGAAAATTTCGTGGACATGATCCTAGTATAGAACCTCTTTTAAAAAGAGCTGGTCTACTTTAA
- a CDS encoding metal-dependent transcriptional regulator → MAQKKTTNQNHEVELSHSMVHYLLTIHKLKEKKGYARVTDIAKDLGLTKGSVSTALNNLKKKELVNEEDDSKFLILTEKGHDEVHKILSSRTLLFYFLKDFVGVDESTAENDACLMEHLMSEQTRTKFFDFMKELVCTCEKIPSSDLPQSFNFKTTLDLCKFDTAEEFIERQTGDSVLKKD, encoded by the coding sequence ATGGCACAAAAGAAAACCACTAACCAAAATCATGAAGTTGAACTGTCTCATTCAATGGTTCACTATCTACTTACTATTCACAAATTAAAGGAAAAAAAAGGTTACGCTAGAGTGACTGACATTGCAAAAGATCTGGGTCTTACCAAAGGTTCAGTTTCAACTGCCCTTAATAACCTGAAGAAAAAAGAATTAGTAAACGAAGAAGATGACAGTAAATTCTTAATTTTAACTGAAAAAGGGCATGACGAAGTTCATAAAATACTTTCATCAAGAACCTTACTGTTCTATTTCTTAAAAGATTTTGTTGGTGTTGACGAATCAACAGCAGAAAATGATGCATGTCTTATGGAACACTTGATGAGCGAACAAACAAGGACAAAATTTTTTGATTTTATGAAAGAACTCGTTTGTACATGTGAGAAAATACCTTCATCAGACTTACCACAAAGTTTCAATTTTAAGACAACTCTAGATCTGTGTAAGTTTGATACAGCAGAAGAATTCATAGAAAGACAAACTGGAGATTCTGTTCTCAAAAAAGACTGA
- a CDS encoding DUF393 domain-containing protein, with the protein MQYKAYNLLMTLGKYQYPILLFDSECPLCLRFKQSLERVIDSEMLNYASIHDEAVYKVYPFLTKTACNEDVHLILSPDKVLVGADVIEYLIKDFPVVKKFTWLLDGEMGKKAVDLFHNSVKTYRKSLLKWCSKCR; encoded by the coding sequence TTGCAATATAAAGCGTATAATTTGCTTATGACTCTTGGAAAATACCAATACCCTATTTTACTTTTTGATAGCGAATGTCCATTGTGTTTGCGTTTTAAGCAATCCCTTGAAAGAGTTATAGACTCTGAAATGCTGAATTATGCCTCTATTCATGACGAGGCAGTTTATAAAGTATATCCCTTTCTTACTAAAACAGCTTGCAATGAAGATGTTCATCTTATTCTATCGCCTGATAAAGTGTTGGTTGGAGCTGATGTTATTGAATATCTTATAAAAGATTTTCCAGTTGTAAAAAAATTCACTTGGTTATTAGATGGCGAAATGGGCAAAAAGGCCGTGGATCTTTTTCATAATTCAGTTAAAACTTATCGAAAATCCCTGCTTAAATGGTGTTCTAAGTGTAGGTGA
- a CDS encoding polyprenol monophosphomannose synthase, translating to MLPFDKSLVIIPTYNEIDNIERMIRTVFNEVNSDLSVLIIEDGSPDGTAEKVKELQKEYKNLHMIERKGKLGLGTAYVTGFKWALEKSFEFVFEMDCDFSHDPKDLPRLLEAAQENDLVIGSRYIDGIRIINWPFRRLLLSYCASIYTRCITGIQIKDVTGGFKCFTRKALQSLNLDKIFSNGYSFQLELNYKIWAKKMRIKEVPIIFYERRDGQSKMNGGIVFEAIFAVFKLRFRKILGILS from the coding sequence TTGCTGCCGTTTGACAAATCATTGGTAATCATCCCCACCTATAATGAAATCGATAATATTGAACGAATGATTAGAACTGTATTCAATGAGGTTAATTCAGATTTGTCTGTTTTAATCATTGAGGATGGCTCACCTGATGGAACTGCGGAAAAAGTTAAAGAATTACAAAAAGAGTACAAAAATCTCCATATGATAGAACGAAAAGGTAAGCTTGGACTAGGAACAGCATATGTAACAGGTTTCAAATGGGCATTGGAAAAAAGCTTTGAATTTGTTTTCGAAATGGATTGCGATTTTTCTCACGATCCAAAAGATCTTCCTAGGCTATTAGAAGCAGCACAGGAAAATGATCTTGTCATAGGTTCAAGATACATTGATGGTATCCGAATCATAAACTGGCCATTTAGAAGACTTCTCTTATCATATTGTGCATCTATCTACACTCGGTGTATTACAGGAATCCAAATTAAAGATGTTACTGGTGGGTTTAAGTGCTTTACTCGTAAAGCACTTCAGTCTCTTAATTTAGATAAAATCTTTTCCAATGGATATTCTTTTCAGTTGGAGCTTAACTACAAAATATGGGCAAAAAAAATGAGAATCAAAGAGGTTCCCATTATTTTTTACGAAAGAAGAGATGGCCAGTCAAAAATGAATGGGGGAATAGTATTTGAAGCGATCTTTGCTGTTTTTAAGTTAAGATTTAGAAAAATACTAGGTATCTTAAGTTAA
- the rpiB gene encoding ribose 5-phosphate isomerase B, producing MKIYIGCDHAAFEAKEQLKIYLSENIQVVDLGTNSTKSCHYPEFAKKVATSVANSENDLGILLCGSGIGVSMVANRFKNVRAALCRTKEDAALSRQHNDANILCLGARTNTVDELIAITDSWLTSKFEGGRHQMRIEMFNGLGESETKS from the coding sequence TTGAAAATTTACATTGGATGTGATCACGCAGCTTTTGAGGCCAAGGAGCAACTGAAGATTTATTTATCAGAAAATATTCAAGTCGTGGACTTAGGGACTAATTCAACTAAAAGTTGTCATTATCCTGAGTTTGCAAAAAAAGTTGCCACTTCAGTTGCAAATAGTGAAAATGATCTTGGAATACTGCTATGTGGCTCAGGTATTGGTGTCTCAATGGTGGCCAATCGATTTAAGAATGTTAGAGCAGCTCTTTGTCGAACAAAGGAAGACGCAGCTTTAAGTAGACAACACAATGATGCTAATATTCTATGTTTGGGCGCAAGAACAAATACTGTAGATGAATTAATTGCGATTACAGATTCATGGCTCACCTCCAAATTTGAAGGTGGAAGACATCAAATGAGAATTGAAATGTTTAACGGATTGGGTGAAAGTGAAACTAAGTCTTAA